The following are from one region of the Aspergillus chevalieri M1 DNA, chromosome 1, nearly complete sequence genome:
- a CDS encoding crinkler effector domain-containing protein (COG:S;~EggNog:ENOG410PPVP;~InterPro:IPR027417) — MAAAITSWVLNPIQSLTMSRPRTRKLWCAVPGNLGRPFSIECVADQDDIETLMKKIWDHAPAHAKKDASDYGDLILYSPVVQLNHEQKFRIDDSEFLHPRRMVTSNPLFPKSKDPDVDIVVVVSGGATPQKLKCLESQNVNLAPERPITEDPHVCPRERTVLELAAILDEVNIVHVRGTPASGKTYLSELLSYHYRNRGRRVSLIKEWEKLNHKNPWDSLVKLVEKWNEEAQDAPTTTSSQSEQDLSWVLTSNTVILVDEAQLTYNDSALWNTILKKRQSSFLGYNFRLCLFCSYGSPEAGPDQTFFTPVRLSNQQCISLTPQSQQGAPPIGLFYDKEEFKDVASRSIPFEYRKRFTFGECAQDYIFALSNGHPGAVESILSTLFQAYHHDIKHGHIRALTEDHVIWFLEDTATVFQKLSTQPVNRSFPKIPEATDGISDMLNKITEEGSIPFDINDASIKFCYQKGWIHRVALGSCDIAVLPSRLHEKYIEYSIGTMSQRLPVRFNSLPTLCKEILSKFSIMNLRHSAEGKKMSSASQPRPVEAQYQDEFYRGFVHVAGRGVPISSEWSRTKDGRVDFYIPEKKWAIELLRDHGEVDEHISRFKAGGKYHPWLEEKMIEDWIIIDCATSLPTKEFSEPKLWHAVFINDYSELQLYDHQKVLMMSVHLYN; from the exons atggctgctgccatcaccagctgggtgctcaacccaatccaatctttgacaatgtctcgaccacgTACTCGCAAATTATGGTGCGCTGTCCCTGGCAATCTTGGGCGGCCATTCTCTATAGAGTGTGTTGCAGACCAAGACGATATTGAGACACTCATGAAGAAGATTTGGGACCATGCACCAGCACACGCCAAGAAAGATGCATCTGACTATGGTGATCTCATCCTCTACAGCCCTGTGGTGCAACTCAATCATGAACAGAAGTTCAGGATTGATGATAGTGAATTcctacatccacgccgaatgGTCACGtccaacccactcttccccaaaagcaaggatccagatgtggatattgttgttgttgtgagcggagGTGCCACTCCACAGAAACTGAAGTGCTTGGAATCACAaaatg TGAATTTGGCTCCGGAACGGCCCATCACAGAGGATCCACACGTATGTCCTCGAGAGCGTACAGTGTTAGAACTTgcagccattttggatgaagtgaacatagtccatgtgcgtggaactccagccagtgggaaaacatATCTCTCTGAACTTCTGAGTTACCACTATCGCAATAGGGGAAGAAGAGTTTCCTTGATCAAGGAATGGGAAAAACTCAATCACAAGAATCCTTGGGACAGTCTTGTCAAGCTTGTtgagaaatggaatgaaGAAGCACAGGATGCTCCCACCACAACTTCATCACAATCAGAACaggatctctcttgggttcTGACATCAAACACTGTGATccttgtggatgaggcacagtTGACCTACAATGATAGTgcgctctggaacacaattCTCAAAAAGAGACAGTCATCTTTTCTTGGTTATAattttcgactatgtcttttctgctcctACGGCAGTCCAGAAGCAGGtccagatcaaacattcttcactccagtcagGCTTTCTAACCAACAATGCATCTCATTGACACCACAAAGTCAGCAAGGTGCACCACCTATTGGTTTattttatgacaaagaagagttcaaggatgttgCTTCACGGTCAATCCCATTTGAATATCGAAAAAGGTTCACTTTTGGTGAATGTGCCCAGGATTACATATTTGCATTatcaaatggccatccaggagcggtCGAATCCATACTCAGCACACTTTTCCAG GCCTATCACCATGACATCAAGCATGGACATATTAGGGctttgacagaagatcatgtcatctggttcctggaggacaccGCCACAGTTTTTCAAAAACTAAGCACACAGCCAGTTAATCGCTCTTTCCCAAAAATACCAGAAGCTACTGATGGGATTTCAGACATGTTGAACAAAATTACAGAGgaaggaagtattccatttgatatcaatgatgcaagCATCAAATTCTGTTATCAGaaaggttggattcacagaGTAGCTCTGGGTAGCTGtgatattgcagttctgccatcacgcttacatgaaaa atacattgaatattcaattGGCACAATGTCACAACGCCTGCCTGTCAGATTCAACTCACTGCCAACATTATGCAAAGAAATCCTCAGcaaattctccatcatgaacttaaggcattcagctgagggcaaaaaaatgtcaagtgcatcacaacccagacctgtggaagccCAATACCAAGATGAGTTCTACAGGGGATTTGTCCATGTAGCAGGGCGAGGTGTACCgatatccagtgaatggtcaaggaccaaggatggtcgagtggatttctatatccctgaaaagaaatgggcgattGAATTGTTGAGAGATCATGGAGaagttgatgaacatatctctcgattcaaggcCGGCGGAAagtatcatccctggctggaggagaagatgattgaggattggatcataattgaTTGTGCAACTTCtttaccaaccaaag AGTTCTCTGAGCCTAAGCTGTGGCATGCTGTGTTtatcaatgattattctgaattgcagctGTATGACCATCAGAAAGTTCTtatgatgtctgtgcatctatATAATTGA